The following are encoded in a window of Nomia melanderi isolate GNS246 chromosome 6, iyNomMela1, whole genome shotgun sequence genomic DNA:
- the LOC116431673 gene encoding uncharacterized protein LOC116431673 isoform X2, producing MSLEESRRSQRPYRYGMVLLCVGALINWLGLAENYVEPVRYVGVACIIAGALLICAAMCCWLHAPPSRATMHTQHTNHPITAQIDDPIHVISIEEPSSGYRQKPPDYEAVTDAPPSYDDAIKLNPSHLVRLSNSSALSMPTVHNMVPRTVEIVSRDPTPSPPPPYAR from the exons ATGTCTTTGGAGGAATCACGACGTTCCCAACGACCGTACAGGTACGGAATGGTTCTACTTTGCGTTGGAGCACTGATAAACTGGCTAGGCCTCGCAGAGAACTACGTCGAACCGGTACGATATGTCGGTGTTGCTTGCATAATCGCGGGGGCTCTTCTCATATGTGCCGCGATGTGTTGTTGGCTGCACGCACCGCCAAGTAGGGCAACCATGCACACACAACACACGAATCATCCAATCACAGCACAG ATAGACGATCCGATCCATGTGATCTCCATCGAGGAACCATCTAGTGGATACAGACAGAAGCCGCCAGACTACGAGGCAGTCACGGATGCGCCACCTAGCTATGATGACGCCATCAAGTTGAATCCTAGTCACTTGGTTAGGCTGAGCAACAGCAGCGCGTTGTCGATGCCAACTGTACACAACATGGTTCCCAGAACCGTGGAAATTGTTTCTAGGGACCCCACGCCGTCACCGCCGCCGCCGTACGCGAG GTGA
- the LOC116431673 gene encoding uncharacterized protein LOC116431673 isoform X1, giving the protein MDEINAMSLEESRRSQRPYRYGMVLLCVGALINWLGLAENYVEPVRYVGVACIIAGALLICAAMCCWLHAPPSRATMHTQHTNHPITAQIDDPIHVISIEEPSSGYRQKPPDYEAVTDAPPSYDDAIKLNPSHLVRLSNSSALSMPTVHNMVPRTVEIVSRDPTPSPPPPYAR; this is encoded by the exons ATGGACGAAATCAATG CAATGTCTTTGGAGGAATCACGACGTTCCCAACGACCGTACAGGTACGGAATGGTTCTACTTTGCGTTGGAGCACTGATAAACTGGCTAGGCCTCGCAGAGAACTACGTCGAACCGGTACGATATGTCGGTGTTGCTTGCATAATCGCGGGGGCTCTTCTCATATGTGCCGCGATGTGTTGTTGGCTGCACGCACCGCCAAGTAGGGCAACCATGCACACACAACACACGAATCATCCAATCACAGCACAG ATAGACGATCCGATCCATGTGATCTCCATCGAGGAACCATCTAGTGGATACAGACAGAAGCCGCCAGACTACGAGGCAGTCACGGATGCGCCACCTAGCTATGATGACGCCATCAAGTTGAATCCTAGTCACTTGGTTAGGCTGAGCAACAGCAGCGCGTTGTCGATGCCAACTGTACACAACATGGTTCCCAGAACCGTGGAAATTGTTTCTAGGGACCCCACGCCGTCACCGCCGCCGCCGTACGCGAG GTGA